One Oscillospiraceae bacterium DNA segment encodes these proteins:
- a CDS encoding DUF378 domain-containing protein — protein sequence MLLDTISLVLVIVGALNWGAIGLFNVDLVSSIFGAGSMLTRIIFSLVGIAGLWAITILFKDKVPMEHRD from the coding sequence ATGTTGTTAGATACCATTTCATTGGTTTTGGTGATTGTGGGAGCATTAAACTGGGGTGCCATCGGTCTTTTTAACGTAGACCTGGTTTCATCCATCTTTGGTGCAGGCTCCATGCTCACCCGAATCATTTTCTCCTTAGTGGGAATTGCAGGTCTTTGGGCGATTACCATTCTGTTTAAGGACAAAGTCCCCATGGAACACAGGGATTAA
- a CDS encoding fructose-1,6-bisphosphatase, whose protein sequence is MDFMNHGGDRFLELLSMQFPTQKVAAAEIINLTAILGLPKGTEHFLSDLHGEDEAFCQLLKNASGEIRLKISEVFSQNKEQAEVLSQKEQDELAHLIYNPKEFLANRKKTAFWYHKTFSRLILLCRAVADKYTRSKVRKALPEEYAYILEELLHRRPDSPNRLAYQKSILDAVIGVGQADSFIGVLCELISRLAVDHLHILGDIFDRGNGPHRILDILETYHSVDICWGNHDILWMGANLKNPLCVASAVRITLRYNHPKLLEQDYGIPLRKLFFLADKLYGETSCTCFLPKGEADGDCFSVARAHKIISVILWKLEITFRKNHLHYDLEHTCTLEHIDRDGKTILCDGVSYPLSDTYFPTVDPQKPWELTAEEEEVLQDLCQSFSHSEKLSRHVRFLIAKGRMYQVMNHNLLYHGCIPFTEDGSFASFLGYRGRALMDFCDKAVRKAYFLEENHPEKKSAVDFFWYLFAGKYSPLFGKNEMKTLPRYLVCDKSAHREIKNPYYRLIEGEQGKEIARIILSEFSLYEEYSKIVNGHVPVRQSSGESPQKAGGILFMIDGGLSPAYQEKTGIGGYTLLYNSHGFFLTAHQPYGTKNVNTSEAFCSHRVVRDHRNHRIRVFNTDTGFVIQKRIRELRRLISHYQAGTLPETPSPKKMYKIKKITI, encoded by the coding sequence ATGGATTTTATGAACCATGGGGGAGACCGTTTTTTGGAACTTTTATCCATGCAATTTCCAACTCAAAAGGTTGCTGCTGCCGAAATTATCAACTTAACTGCCATTTTAGGCCTTCCGAAAGGTACCGAACATTTTTTAAGTGACCTGCACGGGGAAGATGAAGCATTTTGTCAGTTGTTAAAAAATGCATCGGGGGAAATCCGATTAAAAATTTCCGAAGTGTTTTCACAAAATAAAGAACAAGCCGAAGTACTTTCCCAAAAAGAGCAGGATGAACTTGCTCATCTGATATACAACCCGAAAGAATTTTTGGCTAATCGGAAAAAAACAGCTTTCTGGTATCATAAAACCTTTTCCCGATTGATTCTTCTGTGTCGGGCGGTGGCGGACAAATATACCCGTTCCAAAGTGCGAAAAGCCCTTCCCGAAGAATATGCATACATTTTAGAGGAGCTGTTGCACCGACGTCCCGATTCTCCTAACCGTCTGGCATATCAGAAAAGCATTCTGGATGCCGTTATCGGTGTAGGACAGGCGGATTCGTTTATTGGTGTTCTTTGTGAATTAATCAGTCGTTTAGCGGTGGATCATCTGCATATTTTAGGAGACATTTTTGACCGTGGCAATGGTCCCCACCGTATTTTAGATATCCTGGAGACTTATCACAGTGTGGACATCTGTTGGGGCAATCACGATATTCTCTGGATGGGCGCTAACTTGAAAAATCCTCTTTGTGTTGCCTCGGCGGTACGGATTACTTTGCGGTATAATCATCCCAAACTGCTGGAACAAGATTATGGAATCCCTCTTAGAAAACTGTTTTTTCTGGCAGATAAACTGTATGGAGAAACATCTTGCACGTGCTTTTTGCCCAAAGGGGAAGCTGACGGCGATTGCTTTTCTGTGGCTCGTGCACACAAAATTATTTCAGTAATTTTGTGGAAGCTGGAGATCACATTCCGAAAAAACCATCTTCATTATGACTTGGAGCATACCTGCACACTGGAACATATTGATCGGGACGGCAAAACCATTCTTTGTGATGGGGTTTCCTATCCCCTTTCCGACACCTATTTTCCCACTGTTGATCCTCAAAAACCATGGGAACTGACGGCAGAAGAAGAGGAAGTGTTACAGGATTTGTGCCAAAGCTTTTCTCATTCGGAAAAACTCAGCCGACACGTTCGGTTTCTAATTGCAAAAGGGAGAATGTATCAGGTGATGAATCACAATCTGTTGTATCACGGGTGCATCCCTTTTACAGAGGATGGTTCGTTTGCATCCTTTTTGGGGTATCGGGGACGTGCTTTGATGGATTTTTGCGATAAAGCCGTTCGTAAAGCATATTTTCTGGAAGAAAATCATCCTGAAAAAAAGTCTGCAGTGGATTTTTTCTGGTATTTGTTTGCCGGAAAGTATTCTCCTTTATTCGGAAAAAACGAAATGAAAACACTGCCCCGATACCTTGTTTGTGACAAATCTGCTCATCGGGAAATTAAAAATCCGTATTATCGGCTCATAGAGGGAGAACAAGGGAAAGAGATTGCCCGAATCATTTTGTCAGAATTTTCATTGTATGAAGAGTATTCCAAAATTGTAAACGGACATGTTCCTGTTCGTCAGAGCAGTGGAGAAAGTCCGCAGAAAGCCGGTGGAATCCTTTTTATGATAGATGGCGGATTAAGTCCTGCCTACCAGGAAAAAACGGGAATCGGCGGATATACGCTATTGTATAATTCTCACGGTTTTTTCCTGACTGCTCACCAACCGTATGGCACTAAAAATGTAAACACCTCCGAAGCATTTTGTTCACATAGGGTGGTGAGAGACCATCGTAATCACCGAATCCGAGTTTTCAATACAGACACAGGATTTGTGATTCAAAAAAGAATTCGGGAACTTCGCCGTCTTATCAGTCATTATCAGGCGGGAACACTGCCGGAAACACCCTCTCCAAAAAAAATGTATAAAATCAAGAAAATTACCATATAA
- a CDS encoding YebC/PmpR family DNA-binding transcriptional regulator has translation MSGHSKWSNIKHKKGKTDAQKAKVYTKIGREIAVVVKAGGPDPTVNGKLRDLIAKARANNMPSENVQRCIKKAAGGEDTSNYEAITYEGYGPAGVAVIVETLTDNRNRTAADVRHAFDKCGGNMGATGCVSWSFQEKGIIVIEKEDAMDDEEMTLEALELDAEDIEVLDEGYEITTSPDTFSAIREAYEQKGYTILEAEVSKIPDNYTTLTDEDHIKNMNKLIDMLEDNDDVQNIYHSWNE, from the coding sequence ATGTCCGGACATTCTAAATGGTCAAACATCAAACACAAAAAAGGAAAAACCGATGCCCAGAAAGCAAAGGTATACACCAAAATCGGCAGAGAAATCGCAGTAGTGGTAAAAGCAGGCGGCCCTGACCCCACGGTTAACGGAAAACTCCGTGATTTGATTGCAAAAGCAAGAGCTAACAATATGCCCTCTGAAAACGTGCAGAGATGTATTAAAAAAGCGGCAGGCGGCGAAGATACCTCCAACTACGAAGCAATCACCTATGAAGGTTACGGCCCCGCAGGCGTAGCGGTAATTGTGGAAACCTTAACCGATAACCGTAACCGTACCGCAGCAGACGTGCGTCACGCTTTTGATAAATGCGGCGGCAATATGGGTGCAACCGGTTGTGTAAGCTGGTCCTTCCAGGAAAAAGGCATCATTGTGATTGAAAAAGAAGATGCTATGGATGATGAGGAAATGACCTTAGAAGCGCTGGAACTGGATGCAGAGGACATTGAAGTGCTGGATGAAGGCTACGAAATCACCACTTCTCCCGACACCTTTTCTGCTATCCGTGAAGCATACGAACAGAAAGGTTATACGATCTTAGAAGCGGAAGTTTCCAAAATTCCCGATAACTATACTACCTTAACCGATGAAGACCACATCAAGAATATGAATAAACTTATTGATATGTTAGAAGACAACGACGATGTGCAGAATATTTATCATTCATGGAATGAATAG
- a CDS encoding PHP domain-containing protein: MVDLHTHTTNSDGSLTPRELVKLAKEQGFSAIAVTDHDTVDGVFEAMQAGNEFGIETIPGIELSCNYERELHIIGLFIDPNYPPLVEKLKELAKNREKRNQKTLEILNSLGMPITVEEVKQIATGNIWGRAHFAKLLCDKGYVASVKEGFQKYLGHGRVAHVNEDRIEPEDAISLIRAAGGVPILAHMHYLKLSEEDLRNLLIRFQKSGLAGAEVIYTEYTPEQTKLYTELVEELGLLKSGGSDFHGAMKPQIPLTPNHLRIPYSFLKEIKNHVRTF, translated from the coding sequence ATGGTTGATTTGCATACACACACTACCAATTCGGATGGGTCCCTTACTCCCCGTGAACTGGTGAAATTAGCAAAAGAGCAAGGATTTTCGGCAATTGCCGTGACTGACCATGACACGGTGGACGGAGTTTTTGAAGCAATGCAAGCCGGAAATGAATTCGGGATTGAAACCATTCCCGGGATTGAGCTTTCTTGTAACTATGAAAGAGAGCTTCATATAATCGGGCTTTTTATCGATCCCAATTATCCGCCCTTGGTGGAAAAGTTAAAGGAACTTGCAAAAAATCGGGAAAAGAGAAACCAAAAAACCTTAGAAATTTTAAATAGCTTAGGAATGCCCATCACCGTGGAGGAAGTGAAACAAATTGCCACGGGAAACATCTGGGGCAGAGCTCATTTTGCCAAGCTTCTTTGCGATAAGGGGTATGTGGCAAGCGTGAAAGAGGGTTTTCAGAAATATTTGGGACACGGCAGAGTGGCTCACGTGAACGAAGACCGTATTGAGCCGGAAGATGCCATTTCTCTCATCCGTGCGGCAGGTGGCGTTCCCATTTTAGCCCATATGCACTATTTGAAATTATCAGAAGAAGATTTACGAAATCTTCTCATCCGCTTTCAAAAAAGCGGACTTGCGGGGGCAGAGGTGATTTACACCGAATACACTCCCGAACAAACCAAGCTATATACCGAACTGGTGGAGGAATTAGGACTCCTAAAAAGTGGCGGAAGCGATTTTCACGGGGCAATGAAGCCTCAGATTCCACTCACCCCCAACCACCTTCGGATACCATACTCATTTTTAAAGGAGATTAAAAACCATGTCCGGACATTCTAA
- a CDS encoding acyltransferase, translated as MTNAFSKIQNYLKRRVFRVKNHLLYATLAQIVLMSVNVLTFLSDTLDIPFTVFHIVVPTYFYLLFIVCYYCLTYKMNRKLIRQSLFSRILVVTILAVNVVYTVITTIDEEGWFYYLDTVIVQAINAFYIMIYITTNGRQFAQGRQLNLLRIFGYASAISALLAFYFTFVDPMVMWVLVVATTVLLFGTYLIFHENLKKTLPKKKRLRSRAQNSLSTSVKQNSMKKSTKQNSLKDRSKKNG; from the coding sequence ATGACAAATGCTTTTTCTAAGATTCAAAATTATTTAAAACGACGTGTTTTTCGTGTGAAAAACCATCTTTTGTATGCAACTTTAGCGCAGATTGTGTTGATGTCCGTCAATGTGCTGACGTTCCTCAGCGATACTCTGGATATCCCCTTTACGGTATTTCACATTGTGGTTCCCACCTATTTTTATCTGCTCTTTATTGTGTGTTACTACTGCCTTACTTACAAAATGAACAGGAAGCTGATCAGGCAATCTCTGTTTTCCAGAATTTTGGTGGTTACCATTCTGGCGGTAAACGTGGTTTACACTGTGATTACCACGATAGATGAAGAAGGCTGGTTCTATTATTTAGACACGGTAATCGTGCAGGCGATCAACGCTTTTTATATTATGATTTATATCACTACAAACGGCAGACAGTTTGCCCAGGGACGTCAGCTGAATTTGCTTCGTATCTTCGGATACGCTTCTGCAATTTCCGCGTTGTTGGCTTTCTATTTCACTTTCGTGGATCCTATGGTCATGTGGGTACTGGTTGTTGCAACCACCGTGCTGTTATTCGGTACCTACCTGATTTTCCATGAAAATCTGAAGAAAACATTACCCAAGAAAAAACGGTTACGTTCCCGTGCACAGAATAGTCTGAGCACGTCTGTCAAACAAAATAGCATGAAAAAATCTACGAAGCAGAACAGCTTAAAAGATCGATCCAAGAAAAATGGTTGA
- a CDS encoding S-layer homology domain-containing protein has product MMKKILSLLLVMMMFSSVAFAANFTDFNESHWAYVYVDELVENGVVNGYEDGSYRPESNVTRAELSKLLSLQFGESVEKTYTDVSENDWFYDYVTVSGSYFLSEGVFNPNTPATREEVAYAIYKAKNLNAPTAAATFTDTANIAAVYQDAVAAVAEQGIITGYPDGSFGPKNNITRAEVATVLSRAIKLDVGEALYREVFKMAKLTKKGYDANALITYGELSSAALRMFNNEYKLAYYNLGDVVGKRPFEHDDALSFWIIGRDVLGANIVTEANIDTPISVKEAIDVMAFYAEKHDFLKRTIDKSKLMAGSDLTAPLNYFRFAQLITEIDEQIPMLVRVDVTSGASANKIPTEIRKDLGSYPANRSRYQAILEEIPNSIYEAAYPFQGSALGEAYDFAREMMSFLLNPLHDFAIIAQHNGAEIQISYYPSLVMRKDNVYVMRAQIEILSAKDGLTLEDICLTKVNRPIKAGDKFFCDINTNAQVPSANFNGGMLTIDAIYE; this is encoded by the coding sequence ATGATGAAAAAAATTCTTTCGTTACTGCTTGTAATGATGATGTTCTCAAGCGTTGCCTTTGCGGCAAATTTCACCGACTTTAATGAAAGCCACTGGGCATATGTTTATGTGGATGAATTAGTGGAAAATGGTGTTGTAAACGGGTATGAAGACGGTTCTTACCGTCCCGAATCCAATGTAACCCGTGCAGAGCTTTCCAAACTTCTTTCTCTGCAATTTGGCGAAAGTGTAGAAAAAACCTATACCGACGTATCAGAAAACGATTGGTTTTATGATTATGTAACTGTCAGCGGCAGTTATTTCCTCTCTGAAGGTGTTTTTAATCCCAATACTCCTGCAACCAGAGAAGAAGTGGCATATGCCATTTACAAAGCGAAAAACTTAAATGCACCTACCGCTGCAGCAACCTTTACCGACACTGCAAATATTGCAGCAGTATATCAGGATGCTGTTGCAGCTGTTGCAGAACAAGGTATTATCACCGGTTATCCCGACGGTAGCTTTGGTCCCAAAAACAATATTACCCGTGCAGAGGTTGCAACTGTATTATCCAGAGCGATTAAGCTGGATGTTGGCGAAGCGCTCTATCGGGAAGTTTTCAAAATGGCGAAACTGACCAAAAAAGGTTACGATGCCAATGCTTTAATCACTTACGGGGAATTGTCTTCTGCAGCACTTCGTATGTTCAACAATGAATATAAATTAGCATACTACAATTTAGGAGACGTTGTTGGCAAACGTCCTTTCGAACATGACGATGCCTTATCCTTCTGGATTATCGGCAGAGACGTGTTAGGTGCAAATATTGTTACCGAAGCGAACATTGATACTCCCATCAGCGTAAAAGAAGCAATCGATGTTATGGCATTCTACGCAGAAAAACACGATTTCTTAAAGAGAACCATTGATAAATCCAAACTGATGGCAGGAAGCGATTTAACCGCTCCCTTAAACTATTTCCGTTTTGCGCAGTTGATTACCGAAATTGACGAACAGATTCCTATGTTGGTAAGAGTGGATGTTACCAGCGGTGCCTCTGCCAACAAAATTCCCACTGAAATCCGTAAGGACCTGGGTAGCTATCCGGCAAACAGAAGTCGGTATCAGGCTATTTTAGAAGAAATTCCCAACAGCATTTATGAAGCAGCATATCCCTTCCAGGGAAGCGCTTTGGGCGAAGCGTATGATTTTGCAAGAGAAATGATGAGCTTCCTCTTAAATCCTCTGCATGATTTTGCTATTATTGCACAGCATAACGGTGCGGAAATTCAGATCAGCTACTATCCGTCTTTAGTAATGCGCAAAGATAACGTATATGTAATGCGTGCGCAGATTGAAATTCTGTCTGCAAAAGACGGTTTGACCTTAGAAGATATTTGCTTGACTAAAGTAAACAGACCGATTAAAGCCGGAGATAAATTTTTCTGTGATATTAACACCAATGCACAGGTTCCTTCCGCAAATTTCAACGGTGGAATGCTGACCATTGATGCAATTTACGAATAA
- a CDS encoding MBL fold metallo-hydrolase has translation MARAKKLDPKGFVWVVIAFVLAFFATKIPEYTKPSPLADVDWQGKLSVVYVDTGNSDSIVVHFPDERTMLIDAGKPDDFDAISQVLESFGEDTIDYAVITHQHDDHIGSFPEILENYTVKTVYMPTSPIANDPTEESMRIIEEHNIPLVEIKQGVMVCEGTVKAEFLSPMYEHYGDKNDYSGVLYMTYGERSFLFMGDATTDVENDMLSKKTVPHADVLKVGHHGSKGSTSKNFLNAVMPSYAIITTGENDYGHPTKKVLDLLSAKGIEVFRSDHHGNITVVTDGEDLSVTPQEKAQ, from the coding sequence GTGGCACGAGCAAAAAAATTGGACCCTAAAGGGTTTGTTTGGGTTGTAATTGCCTTTGTTCTGGCATTTTTTGCAACAAAAATCCCCGAATATACCAAGCCGTCGCCTTTAGCTGATGTAGACTGGCAGGGGAAACTTTCCGTGGTATATGTGGACACCGGGAATTCCGATTCTATTGTGGTCCATTTTCCCGACGAGCGTACTATGCTCATTGATGCAGGAAAACCCGACGATTTTGATGCTATTTCCCAGGTATTGGAAAGCTTCGGGGAAGACACCATTGACTACGCTGTAATTACCCATCAGCATGATGACCATATCGGTTCATTTCCTGAAATTTTAGAAAATTACACGGTGAAAACCGTTTATATGCCCACATCTCCCATCGCTAACGACCCTACCGAAGAATCCATGAGAATTATCGAGGAGCATAATATACCCCTTGTGGAAATCAAGCAGGGCGTGATGGTGTGTGAGGGAACGGTCAAAGCCGAATTTTTGTCTCCCATGTATGAGCATTACGGTGACAAAAATGACTACAGCGGTGTGCTATACATGACTTATGGCGAGCGGAGTTTCCTCTTTATGGGAGATGCCACCACAGACGTGGAAAACGATATGCTTTCTAAAAAAACCGTTCCTCATGCGGACGTGCTGAAAGTGGGACATCACGGTTCCAAAGGCTCCACATCGAAAAACTTTTTAAATGCGGTGATGCCCTCCTATGCAATCATTACTACAGGAGAAAATGACTACGGACATCCCACAAAAAAGGTACTTGATTTACTCAGTGCCAAAGGAATTGAAGTGTTCCGAAGCGATCATCACGGAAATATTACGGTGGTAACAGACGGAGAAGACCTGAGTGTGACACCGCAAGAGAAAGCTCAGTAA